The Sporocytophaga myxococcoides genome contains a region encoding:
- the rplM gene encoding 50S ribosomal protein L13, whose translation MDSISYRTSFATNETVKKDWVIVDAENLIVGRVASEIAKIIRGKHKASFTPNVDCGDNVIVINADKVRFTGKKFEDKVYTRHTGHPGGQRFTTPRELKNKSSRYIIENAVRGMLPKNRIGRAIFKNLYVYEGAEHPHAAQQPKVINL comes from the coding sequence ATGGATAGCATAAGTTATAGAACCAGTTTTGCGACTAATGAGACAGTTAAGAAAGACTGGGTTATCGTAGATGCAGAGAATCTGATTGTAGGTAGAGTTGCGAGTGAGATTGCAAAAATTATCAGGGGAAAACATAAAGCTAGTTTCACTCCCAATGTGGATTGTGGAGATAACGTTATCGTTATTAATGCTGATAAAGTTCGCTTTACCGGGAAGAAATTTGAAGATAAAGTTTACACAAGACACACTGGTCATCCAGGTGGACAAAGATTCACAACACCTCGTGAATTGAAAAACAAGTCTTCTAGATATATTATTGAAAATGCTGTAAGAGGAATGTTACCTAAAAACAGAATCGGAAGAGCTATTTTCAAAAATCTGTATGTATATGAAGGTGCAGAGCATCCGCATGCAGCTCAACAACCAAAAGTCATCAATCTATAA
- the rpsI gene encoding 30S ribosomal protein S9, with the protein METINAIGRRKTSVARIYLTSGKGNVTVNDRDLKEYFPNEILQTTVNQPFALTNALGKYDVNVNVQGGGIRGQAEAVRLAISRALIEISSDSRLPLKKEGLTTRDPRMVERKKYGRRKARRRFQFSKR; encoded by the coding sequence ATGGAAACTATTAACGCAATAGGCAGAAGAAAAACATCCGTAGCAAGAATATATTTAACTTCAGGCAAAGGAAACGTTACTGTAAACGACAGAGATTTAAAAGAGTATTTTCCGAATGAAATACTTCAGACTACAGTAAATCAACCATTTGCACTAACCAATGCTCTTGGTAAATATGATGTGAATGTAAATGTTCAGGGTGGAGGTATAAGAGGTCAGGCAGAAGCTGTTAGACTTGCAATCTCCAGAGCATTGATCGAAATTAGCTCGGATAGTCGTCTGCCACTGAAGAAGGAAGGTCTTACAACCAGGGATCCAAGAATGGTTGAGAGAAAGAAATATGGTAGAAGAAAAGCTAGAAGAAGATTCCAGTTCAGTAAACGTTAA
- a CDS encoding RluA family pseudouridine synthase has protein sequence MKRASFKDLIIFEDEEYLLINKPPYISTLEDRDATKTNILEMAREIYPDIKVCHRLDKETSGVLALAKTPEAYRHLSIQFEDRNVTKQYHAVVDGVHEFEGVDVYLPIYASSDGIVKIDKQKGKIAETIFNTIEVFKKHTLVACYPITGRMHQIRIHLTCLKAPITCDGQYGGKPLYLSSLKKNFNLKQDTEEMPLIQRVALHARSLEFKNSEEKTIFAEAPYPKDFEVLVKQLKKYS, from the coding sequence AATTTTTGAAGATGAGGAATATTTATTGATAAATAAACCTCCTTATATATCTACACTGGAAGATAGAGATGCTACCAAGACCAACATTCTTGAAATGGCAAGAGAAATCTATCCGGATATTAAGGTTTGTCATAGGCTTGACAAAGAAACATCTGGTGTTTTGGCATTGGCAAAAACACCGGAAGCTTACCGTCACTTGTCTATTCAGTTTGAGGACAGAAATGTTACCAAACAATATCATGCTGTTGTTGATGGAGTTCATGAATTTGAGGGTGTGGATGTTTATTTGCCTATTTATGCCAGCTCAGATGGAATAGTGAAAATTGATAAACAAAAAGGAAAAATTGCGGAAACAATTTTTAATACGATAGAAGTATTTAAAAAGCATACATTAGTGGCCTGTTATCCTATTACAGGGAGGATGCACCAGATCAGGATACATCTGACATGTTTAAAAGCACCGATAACCTGTGATGGGCAATATGGTGGTAAACCTTTATATTTATCTTCATTAAAGAAAAATTTTAATTTGAAGCAGGATACAGAAGAAATGCCCCTTATTCAGAGAGTAGCCCTCCATGCCAGATCTTTGGAGTTTAAAAATAGCGAAGAAAAGACTATCTTTGCAGAAGCCCCTTATCCTAAGGATTTTGAAGTTTTGGTAAAACAATTAAAAAAATACTCCTAA